From the genome of Danio rerio strain Tuebingen ecotype United States chromosome 2, GRCz12tu, whole genome shotgun sequence, one region includes:
- the mknk2a gene encoding MAP kinase-interacting serine/threonine-protein kinase 2a (The RefSeq protein has 1 substitution compared to this genomic sequence), whose product MVQNKITEVTGFHRSFKGQNPFKTDEFIDSDSHLESSFILERSTRPAMPSSQPIDIPDAKKRNKKKKRCRATDSFSGRFEDVYKLQNEVLGEGAYAVVQTCINLITNKEYAVKIIEKRPGHSRSRVFREVEMLYQCQGHRNILELVEYFEEEDKFYLVFEKLRGGSILTHIHRRQHFNEQEASIVVQDIASALDFLHNKGMAHRDLKPENILCEHSDRISPVKICDFDLGSGIKLNSDSSPISTPELLTPCGSAEYMAPEVVEAFNEEASIYDKRCDLWSLGVILYIMLSGYPPFVGRCGTDCGWDWGEPCQACQSMLFESIQEGKYEFPEKDWAHISPAAKDLITKLLVRDAKDRLSAAQVLQHPWVKGCAPNTVSASILHQRGGSAQDLTFFAGQAVAMNRQLAEREESEDLSLSSPLLSSSSGSMLLSPPSRSKLAHRRKTASSQHRGPVCAAELRQLLAPLVIVGDCA is encoded by the exons ATGGTGCAAAACAAGATCACTGAAGTAACCGGATTCCATCGCTCCTTTAAG GGGCAAAACCCTTTCAAGACTGATGAATTCATCGATTCGGATTCCCACCTTGAGTCATCCTTCATATTGGAGCGCTCTACAAGGCCTG CCATGCCTTCCAGCCAGCCCATCGATATCCCTGATGCCAAGAAGAGAAATAAGAAGAAAAAGAGATGCAGAGCCACTGACAGTTTTTCCGGACGTTTTGAAG atgtttacaaactacaaaatgagGTTCTTGGAGAAGGGGCTTATGCTGTTGTACAGACCTGCATCAATCTGATCACCAATAAAGAATACGCAGTAAAG ATAATTGAGAAGAGGCCGGGCCACAGTCGGAGCCGTGTCTTCAGGGAGGTGGAAATGCTGTACCAGTGTCAGGGCCACAG AAACATTTTGGAACTGGTGGAATATTTTGAGGAAGAGGACAAATTTTATTTAGTCTTTGAGAAACTGAGAGGCG GTTCAATCTTGACTCACATACACCGAAGACAACACTTCAATGAACAGGAAGCCAGCATAGTGGTGCAGGACATCGCCAGCGCACTGGACTTCCTTCACAACAAAG GGATGGCACATCGAGACCTAAAGCCAGAGAACATCCTTTGTGAACACAGTGACAGG ATTTCTCCAGTGAAGATCTGTGATTTTGACTTGGGAAGCGGGATCAAGCTGAATAGTGACAGCTCTCCCATCTCCACCCCTGAACTCTTGACTCCA TGTGGCTCAGCTGAATACATGGCCCCAGAAGTGGTGGAGGCCTTTAATGAAGAAGCCAGCATCTACGACAAGCGATGTGACCTGTGGAGCCTTGGAGTCATCCTCTACATAATGCTGAGTGGATACCCGCCATTTGTTGGTCGCTGTGGGACAGACTGTGGCTGGGATTGGGGAGAGCCCTGCCAAGCCTGCCAG AGCATGCTGTTTGAGAGTATTCAGGAAGGCAAATATGAGTTTCCAGAGAAAGATTGGGCACACATCTCCCCTGCAGCCAAAGACCTCATCACCAAACTATTGGTACGGGATGCCAAAGACCGCCTCAGTGCCGCCCAAGTCCTGCAGCACCCATGGGTCAAAGGG TGTGCACCCAACACTGTGTCTGCATCCATACTACATCAGAG GGGCGGCAGTGCTCAGGACCTGACGTTCTTTGCGGGGCAGGCTGTAGCCATGAACCGGCAGCTGGCAAAGAGGGAGGAGAGTGAGGATCTGTCTCTGTCCTCTCCTCTTCTCTCCAGCAGCTCTGGCTCCATGCTGTTGTCTCCTCCGTCCAGATCCAAGCTGGCCCACCGCAGGAAGACCGCCAGCAGTCAGCACAGAGGACCAGTGTGTGCTGCTGAACTCCGCCAGCTCCTCGCCCCGCTCGTGATCGTGGGCGACTGTGCCTGA